The genomic interval GGCCAGATATAATTGCcggaagggccggatccggcccccgggccttgactttgatacttgtgttttaaaggtggccaaacagagaagttggaggctgactccacccacagcccaaatttgaaaaaaacagtcagaggggtggagctgggAAACCAGGAGTCTAGGTGACTGTAAATCTTCATTTGAATTAATtgtaaagagttaaaaaagagaacttttccatgtaacatgaaaaaatgatttcCCTGAAAggatgttgtttttctttagttttttcgtttttctcaaaaaaaaaaaataaaaaaaaacaatattacacatttttcaacTTACTGTTACCattactgaagctgcagatcatgtCGTGGAGTTTACATATTTTGACCAATTTCAAATTTCAACTGTTAAACCCCgcttcaacctgtaggggccAGCACACCAACGGTTTTagaccattttttttcagattttttacaaGATTATTTCAATTTATCACAGTCAGTATGTTTAAattcccatttatagagataaaCAGTCAAAACAACTTAATtaagggtttggttaccctttaaataagtaaaaaaacagacaaaatatttcttagtaagaattcttattttaagaaaaaaaattttgtaTTACTGGTATTcttgctattgaaaaactttcttNNNNNNNNNNNNNNNNNNNNNNNNNNNNNNNNNNNNNNNNNNNNNNNNNNNNNNNNNNNNNNNNNNNNNNNNNNNNNNNNNNNNNNNNNNNNNNNNNNNNNNNNNNNNNNNNNNNNNNNNNNNNNNNNNNNNNNNNNNNNNNNNNNNNNNNNNNNNNNNNNNNNNNNNNNNNNNNNNNNNNNNNNNNNNNNNNNNNNNNNNNNNNNNNNNNNNNNNNNNNNNNNNNNNNNNNNNNNNNNNNNNNNNNNNNNNNNNNNNNNNNNNNNNNNNNNNNNNNNNNNNNNNNNNNNNNNNNNNNNNNNNNNNNNNNNNNNNNNNNNNNNNNNNNNNNNNNNNNNNNNNNNNNNNNNNNNNNNNNNNNNNNNNNNNNNNNNNNNNNNNNNNNNNNNNNNNNNNNNNNNNNNNNNNNNNNNNNNNNNNNNNNNNNNNNNNNNNNNNNNNNNNNNNNNNNNNNNNNNNNNNNNNNNNNNNNNNNNNNNNNNNNNNNNNNNNNNNNNNNNNNNNNNNNNNNNNNNNNNNNNNNNNNNNNNNNNNNNNNNNNNNNNNNNNNNNNNNNNNNNNNNNNNNNNNNNNNNNNNNNNNNNNNNNNNNNNNNNNNNNNNNNNNNNNNNNNNNNNNNNNNNNNNNNNNNNNNNNNNNNNNNNNNNNNNNNNNNNNNNNNNNNNNNNNNNNNNNNNNNNNNNNNNNNNNNNNNNNNNNNNNNNNNNNNNNNNNNNNNNNNNNNNNNNNNNNNNNNNNNNNNNNNNNNNNNNNNNNNNNNNNNNNNNNNNNNNNNNNNNNNNNNNNNNNNNNNNNNNNNNNNNNNNNNNNNNNNNNNNNNNNNNNNACCTTTCCGGCGCCCTCAGAGATATCCGCTCCCAGTACGAGCGTCTGGCGGCGAGGAACATGCAGACAGCAGAGGAGTGGTTCAAGGGGAAGATCGGCTCCCTGACCGAAACCGTGGCCCAGCACAGCAACGCCGTGAGGAGCTCCAAGGACGAGGCAGGAGAGTACCGGCGCCAGCTGCAGACCCGCATCCTGGAGATCGACGCCTGCAGAGGCCTCAACGAGTCCCTGGAGAGGCAGCTGCACGAGATAGAAGAGAAGCAGAGCGCCGAGGTCGCTGCCATGCAGGTCAGTAAGTGTGCCGTTGATgcttggataaaaaaaagatctcttTGACTCATTCAAGATGGATTGTGTTAAGAACACCATTGCAGAGTTGGAGGGTGAGCTGAGGGGCACCAAACAGGAAATGGCTCGCTACCTGAAGGAGTACCAAGACCTGCTGAATGTCAAGATGGCTCTGGACATTGAGATCGCTGCATACAGGTGATAGGTTGAAAAACGACTCATAGTTTAAGTTTTATGTGTTGAATTCTgcaaaaaatgctgcaaatgtaACTTTCtatcatctttgtttttggcAGAAAACTTCTAGAAGGCGAGGAGTCCCGCTTCAACGTGGGAATGACGGCCGCCGGCGTTCCGTCCCTGTACAGCCACGGCTTTGCAGCTCCCTCCTTTGGCCGGCCCCTCCTGTCCAGCCTGAGCTCCGGCACCTCCTACCTGATGACCTCACGCCTCCTCAGCTCCAGCACCACTGAGGGAATCATCTCTGCCAGCCACGCCCCACAGGCAGAGGCCAGCCCACCTGGAGAAGaggaagagcaggaggaggaggtagaggaaacagaagagcaAAAAGAGCAGGATGGAGGGGACGAGGAGGAAGATAAGGAGAAAGAAGAGGAGGTAGAAGGAGAAGTTAAAGATGAAGGAGAGGGTAAGATTATTACAATTAAAAGCACTTTTTGGGGGTTTGATGATGATAAAAGAAGTTTGACGTGTTTGTAAAGGaggtgaggaggaagaggaggaggagacagcTGAAGATAAGGAAGACGAAGAAGAGGAGGCTGAAGTCAAAGATGGACAAGATGAGACCAAATCAGAGGAagctgaagaggaggaggtgaaaacagaagatgctgaagaaaaaggagaaacagagaaagaggaggaagtTAAGAAGGAAGAtgcagaagaaaaagaggaaaccgAAAAAGAAGAGGTAAAAACAGAGGATGCTGAAGAAAAAGGAGAAGTAGAAAAAGCTGATGACAAAAAGGATGCAGGAAAGCAAGAGAAAGAGGAAGCTAAAAAGAGCGACGTGAAAGACGACAAAGGAGACGCCACGAAGGAAGAAAAATCCAGTGATCAAAAGGTCAAGGAGCCAGCCCCGAAAGAGGAGGACAAAGCAGACAAACCCAAAgggaaagaggaagaaaaaccaGCCAAAGCAGAGCCTGCTGAGAAGAAAAGCACAACAGATAAAAAGTAACTCCGGCAAAGTTCGGTCCAGCCTGGTAAAAACCACAGCTTGATAATCGGCGCTGTCAAGTCTGCTTGTTAACTCGGTGCTCAGTGAGGCAGTCCAATAGCCAATTACAGCAACAAATCGAGGTTAACTGCTTGCCGATAACCAGATCAATCCATAAAAGGTCCCACTGCACATTTCCAGGTGACTGATGTGTTTAATTGCTGAATAAAGACGTGTGTGTGAGTTTTGAGAGctcaaataaattcatttaaaatcataTCAGCAACTTTTGACTCTTTCATTTGGAGTTTTGActgaaaattaaattgaatgtgTTTGAATAACTGGAACAGTTTGCTACATTTCAACATTTGTTCCACATTTAAAGTAGAATTAGCTTAGAAAAGGAAAAGTGACTGAAATGATTGTCTCAGTTGTCAGTTTTTCAAATACTTAGACTTGTCTAAATTCCCTCCATACAAccttaatgctaaaaaaaaaaactatattgtgtGGGACGATCTaagttttaaaagcaattcaaatgcttttttttagctcaaaacATGACGTCACTggttttgaaaagtaaaaatctaatcaatatgaatattttcCAAAGACAATGGATTAAAAATAAGttcaaacacactttttccCACATAAAAGATTTGTTAAaatacaatgcattgtggtctatatttaccgATCCAGCTGGCACTGATGCACattggtttttcgcaaagatttcagggaaatttctagggcacttgattttggaattgtaaattCGGACAGCTTTTTTCAGTatccatcccaagtaaaaactaagtagttcATGTCTCATAACGACAAAAAAcatgaggctgactgaacatttaacacaagctgatTCTTGAgggatcttgttgttttggtcacgGCGTAGAGCTGCTCAGAGAAGCTCCGTgagctgtgctgccaactagtggtcaggagtttaggtgaaaaacaaagtaagaTACTTAAAGATGCTAATaac from Oryzias melastigma strain HK-1 linkage group LG12, ASM292280v2, whole genome shotgun sequence carries:
- the nefla gene encoding neurofilament light polypeptide (The sequence of the model RefSeq protein was modified relative to this genomic sequence to represent the inferred CDS: added 763 bases not found in genome assembly); this translates as MSSIGYDPYYSSSMYKRWYEPPPRVATTRGRTHATYSSHAAPLAASRLQYSSPSRGLFSSSSSSSPVSSLELELSQAAHISSEFRAVRTQERTQLQELNDRFAGFIERVRELEQQNRALQAELLLLRQRHAEPSRLRALYEQEARSLRAAVEEARIEHQAVLGQREKLEQTLRALQGRYEEEMLAREEAEGRLMEARRDADQAALAKAEQEKSVDILLEELAFLKRIHEGEVAELQAQVQLGVQVAVESEAAAPDLSGALRDIRSQYERLAARNMQTAEEWFKGKIGSLTETVAQHSNAVRSSKDEAGEYRRQLQTRILEIDACRGLNESLERQLHEIEEKQSAEVAAMQNTIAELEGELRGTKQEMARYLKEYQDLLNVKMALDIEIAAYRKLLEGEESRFNVGMTAAGVPSLYSHGFAAPSFGRPLLSSLSSGTSYLMTSRLLSSSTTEGIISASHAPQAEASPPGEEEEQEEEVEETEEQKEQDGGDEEEDKEKEEEVEGEVKDEGEGGEEEEEEETAEDKEDEEEEAEVKDGQDETKSEEAEEEEVKTEDAEEKGETEKEEEVKKEDAEEKEETEKEEVKTEDAEEKGEVEKADDKKDAGKQEKEEAKKSDVKDDKGDATKEEKSSDQKVKEPAPKEEDKADKPKGKEEEKPAKAEPAEKKSTTDKK